A section of the Amblyomma americanum isolate KBUSLIRL-KWMA chromosome 2, ASM5285725v1, whole genome shotgun sequence genome encodes:
- the LOC144119555 gene encoding uncharacterized protein LOC144119555 has protein sequence MWSSPLSVIAASIQRNLIDTALLRQQTGQPNSHIRTGVSLYALTEEEIHADVRQRDPLSDLKSLLAHTWAYWGAMASVSFGLIMSSFVVLPSLEVCSEARDLQLMTGMSGFLYLATHFLFDLAFYLMPMTVIYGGFAAIFQVPSDTLVSLILIVLAFAPAGILLPYFVSEHTSDGGTAYAVVLGLFAIAGKLLF, from the exons ATGTGGAGCAGCCCGCTCAGTGTGATAGCAGCCAGCATACAGCGGAACCTGATCGACACAGCGCTTCTGCGTCAGCAGACAGGCCAGCCCAATAGTCACATCCGGACAGGCGTCTCGCTCTACGCGCTGACTGAGGAAGAGATACAC GCCGATGTCAGGCAGCGTGACCCTCTGAGCGACCTGAAGTCGCTCCTGGCGCACACGTGGGCCTACTGGGGCGCCATGGCGTCGGTGAGCTTCGGCCTCATCATGTCGTCGTTCGTGGTGCTGCCTTCGCTCGAGGTGTGCAGCGAGGCCAGGGACCTGCAGCTCATGACGGGCATGTCGGGCTTCCTCTACCTGGCCACGCACTTCCTCTTCGACCTGGCCTTCTACCTAATGCCCATGACGGTCATCTACGGAGGCTTCGCGGCCATCTTCCAAGTACCCTCTGACACGCTGG TGTCGCTGATACTCATCGTGTTGGCGTTTGCACCCGCGGGCATACTTCTTCCGTATTTCGTCTCGGAGCACACTTCAGACGGAGGCACGGCGTACGCGGTTGTCCTCGGACTCTTTGCCATTGCAGGCAAGTTGCTTTTTTAA